In the Synergistaceae bacterium genome, one interval contains:
- a CDS encoding DUF177 domain-containing protein yields MNKLFSDSQKAIINLPARNDNETENNFSFDFPAGSLDISRQEFIFPSGLHVDSCVKWLEESLLLVKIAVSCEIQSECARCLKPVNLEISGDLMYLYYSHGNTAFDEFGDSYDEYMPVEVEYFARVLDIMPQIRESVYTLLPTKILCKEDCAGLCPECGADLNLGKCSCVKQIADPRLESLRNFVIE; encoded by the coding sequence TTGAATAAATTATTTAGTGATTCACAGAAAGCAATAATAAATCTTCCTGCAAGAAATGATAACGAGACAGAAAATAATTTCTCGTTTGACTTTCCTGCGGGGAGTCTTGATATTTCGAGACAGGAATTTATATTCCCGTCGGGCTTGCATGTTGACTCGTGCGTTAAATGGCTTGAGGAGTCTTTATTGCTCGTAAAAATTGCTGTTTCCTGCGAGATTCAATCAGAGTGCGCCCGCTGTCTTAAACCTGTTAATCTTGAAATATCCGGCGATTTAATGTATCTTTATTATTCGCATGGTAATACGGCCTTCGATGAGTTCGGCGATTCTTATGATGAATATATGCCCGTTGAAGTAGAATATTTTGCGCGGGTTCTTGATATAATGCCGCAGATTAGAGAGAGCGTTTATACATTGCTTCCGACTAAGATTTTATGTAAAGAAGACTGCGCGGGGTTGTGTCCTGAATGCGGAGCGGATTTGAATCTAGGCAAATGTTCATGTGTAAAGCAAATTGCAGATCCAAGGCTCGAATCATTGCGAAATTTTGTCATTGAATGA